A window of the Egibacter rhizosphaerae genome harbors these coding sequences:
- a CDS encoding bifunctional DNA primase/polymerase produces MADLTRKRGRRRPSPRKGHRTPFASAFEAYQARGWSNTLLLPPRKKTPPPRGFTGWGGKAVSEKQARRWAREQPSGNIALRPPQGVLGIDVDNYGDKRGGATLELWERELGPLPQTLVSTSRPLPSGIRWFGVPVGLGWQDVGDGVEVIHEGHRYAVTAPSWNPLSRTRYRWVHEASGETIPLEGLPRPSDLAQLPVVWIRALSCEAGSPAVVDAHAGEAWLGLLDDEPVCAKTCRLTEDACEELRGGGSRHHAMLVGSARLIRAAQDGHRGVRSALRILRDAFEHAARDRPTLGEFDRAVHGAIAKFTDGPPAARCWCPTPRKQRTRSEIPDRRDGSAARRRGAHRPRGVRPTASRREPLERDR; encoded by the coding sequence GTGGCCGATCTTACCCGAAAGCGCGGTCGTAGGAGACCATCTCCTCGAAAGGGCCACCGTACCCCGTTCGCTAGTGCGTTTGAGGCCTATCAGGCGCGCGGCTGGTCGAACACGTTGCTTCTGCCGCCCAGGAAGAAGACACCGCCACCACGGGGCTTTACCGGGTGGGGCGGCAAGGCGGTCAGCGAGAAGCAAGCTCGGAGGTGGGCTCGGGAGCAGCCGAGCGGCAACATTGCCCTGCGTCCACCGCAGGGCGTCCTCGGCATCGATGTCGATAACTACGGCGACAAGCGTGGCGGCGCGACACTCGAGTTGTGGGAGCGAGAACTCGGCCCGCTCCCGCAGACCCTTGTTTCGACCTCCCGGCCATTGCCCTCGGGGATCCGTTGGTTCGGCGTTCCAGTGGGCCTGGGCTGGCAGGACGTGGGTGATGGCGTCGAGGTCATTCACGAAGGCCACCGGTACGCGGTTACCGCACCTTCCTGGAATCCCCTAAGTCGGACCCGATATCGGTGGGTGCACGAGGCCAGCGGGGAGACGATCCCGCTCGAGGGTCTACCTCGCCCCTCCGACCTCGCTCAGCTTCCGGTGGTCTGGATACGAGCGCTGTCTTGCGAGGCCGGCAGTCCGGCGGTCGTTGATGCTCACGCAGGTGAGGCGTGGCTTGGACTCCTTGACGACGAGCCCGTGTGCGCCAAGACCTGCCGGCTGACCGAGGATGCTTGTGAAGAACTGAGGGGCGGCGGCTCGCGGCACCACGCGATGCTTGTGGGGTCCGCTCGGCTGATTCGGGCGGCACAAGACGGGCATCGCGGCGTCCGATCGGCACTGAGGATCCTGCGCGACGCCTTCGAGCATGCCGCGCGCGACCGCCCCACTCTGGGCGAGTTCGATCGGGCCGTCCACGGCGCAATCGCCAAGTTCACCGACGGGCCCCCCGCAGCACGGTGTTGGTGTCCCACACCGCGCAAACAGAGAACCCGCAGCGAGATTCCCGACCGCCGAGACGGCAGCGCCGCAAGACGTCGAGGCGCACACCGACCTCGGGGAGTCCGGCCAACTGCTTCGAGGCGAGAACCCCTCGAACGAGACCGTTGA
- a CDS encoding Clp protease N-terminal domain-containing protein, translated as MFERFARETREAVRRAAEIAEGEHASVVQAEHLLTAIVDPAREPVGQSLVDAGITSEAIRSARDREFQSALSAVGVDTHRPLPSPTSRLRRGRTTRFAPSAKLALERTLGLASAEGARRISNRHLLTAIVSADTGRTPQLLEELGTTADEVLARAGFTSSA; from the coding sequence TTGTTCGAACGGTTCGCCCGAGAGACCCGAGAAGCGGTCCGCCGAGCTGCGGAGATCGCCGAAGGGGAGCATGCATCCGTCGTACAAGCCGAACATCTCCTCACAGCCATCGTCGACCCTGCCCGCGAACCCGTGGGACAGTCGCTGGTCGACGCCGGCATCACCTCCGAGGCGATTCGCTCCGCACGAGACCGCGAGTTTCAGTCCGCCCTCTCCGCCGTCGGCGTCGACACACATCGACCCCTCCCGTCGCCAACGTCCCGACTGCGACGTGGTCGAACCACCCGGTTCGCTCCGTCGGCAAAGCTCGCGCTGGAACGCACCCTCGGGCTCGCTTCCGCAGAAGGTGCTCGACGCATCTCCAACAGGCACCTCCTTACAGCCATCGTCAGCGCTGATACCGGCAGGACTCCACAGCTGCTCGAGGAGCTCGGCACTACAGCCGATGAAGTACTCGCTCGCGCCGGCTTCACCTCCTCGGCATGA
- a CDS encoding helix-turn-helix domain-containing protein, whose product MSTMAVDDLSPNDGLRAVQALRVLADDLEAEHVARALAEGWPWARVAEALDVTRQAVQKKHGHRNRPVD is encoded by the coding sequence ATGAGCACCATGGCAGTGGACGACCTCAGCCCGAACGACGGACTCCGTGCCGTCCAAGCCCTCCGCGTTCTTGCCGATGACCTCGAGGCCGAGCACGTCGCACGAGCCCTTGCCGAAGGCTGGCCCTGGGCTCGTGTTGCCGAAGCCCTCGACGTGACCCGACAAGCAGTACAGAAGAAGCACGGCCATCGGAACCGCCCTGTGGACTGA
- a CDS encoding HNH endonuclease — protein MDSRTKLGFEVHEAADEMQPLQKPTRRPWLEDVVLDLLADQDDRCALCDGTLELDEHEVDHIVPFVYGGGNEQANIQLVHPRCNRSKGADIPPEALLRHLEDLHMNR, from the coding sequence GTGGACAGCAGAACCAAGCTTGGCTTCGAGGTCCATGAGGCAGCCGACGAGATGCAGCCGCTCCAGAAGCCGACCCGGCGGCCCTGGCTCGAGGACGTGGTGCTCGACCTGCTCGCGGACCAGGACGACCGATGCGCGCTGTGCGACGGCACACTCGAACTCGATGAGCACGAGGTCGATCACATCGTCCCGTTCGTCTACGGCGGCGGCAACGAGCAGGCGAACATCCAGTTGGTGCATCCGCGCTGCAATCGCAGCAAGGGCGCAGACATCCCCCCCGAGGCCCTGCTACGGCACCTCGAGGACCTGCACATGAACCGCTGA
- a CDS encoding helix-turn-helix domain-containing protein gives MPVGELAAELGWSGRHLTRRFRQHVGLPPKRFARLVRFRRALALLEQADGPSPAEVALLAGYYDQAHLANEVRAMGGRTPAEIRGSVTIDPSPEEVAFVQDPKQGGS, from the coding sequence GTGCCTGTCGGCGAGCTCGCGGCCGAGCTGGGCTGGAGCGGACGCCACCTCACCCGGCGGTTCCGCCAACACGTGGGCCTGCCACCCAAGCGTTTCGCCCGGCTGGTCCGGTTCCGTCGAGCCCTCGCGCTGCTCGAGCAGGCCGACGGGCCCAGCCCGGCGGAGGTGGCTCTCCTCGCCGGCTACTACGACCAAGCGCACCTCGCCAACGAGGTGCGCGCGATGGGCGGGCGCACGCCGGCTGAGATCCGCGGGAGCGTGACGATCGATCCCTCCCCGGAGGAGGTCGCATTCGTCCAAGACCCCAAGCAGGGCGGTTCGTAG
- a CDS encoding VOC family protein, protein MTSAVIPTLRYHDAPKAIDWLVEAFGFERQFVVEGAGGRIDHAQLTFGDGMLMCGSHDDGGDYGDFVSTVRLTGAPTGGFYVRVDDVNAHAERAQQAGAEIVQPPEDQDYGGRRYTCRDIEGNVWTFGDYDPWAT, encoded by the coding sequence ATGACCTCGGCAGTGATCCCGACGCTGCGCTACCACGACGCACCGAAGGCGATCGATTGGTTGGTCGAGGCCTTCGGCTTCGAGCGCCAGTTCGTCGTCGAAGGAGCAGGCGGCCGCATCGACCACGCGCAACTGACCTTCGGCGACGGGATGCTGATGTGCGGCAGCCACGACGACGGCGGCGACTACGGCGACTTCGTCAGCACGGTGCGGCTGACCGGGGCGCCCACCGGCGGCTTCTACGTGCGGGTCGACGACGTCAATGCGCACGCCGAGCGTGCCCAGCAGGCCGGCGCCGAGATCGTCCAGCCACCCGAGGACCAGGACTACGGCGGTCGCCGGTACACCTGCCGCGATATCGAGGGCAATGTGTGGACGTTCGGAGACTACGACCCGTGGGCCACCTGA
- a CDS encoding cyclase family protein, whose product MATHPEATDRRVRFDFEIDFTNGGGIQGQDFRLDIDSDDISDRELAEHIVRDLRLLMVGEVRILNKEILRERHKRSARADPRGEGADGRARIDLSHPIADGTETYPGLPTPTIGEVLTREQSRDRYAPGTEFQIGSITLCGNTGTYVDSPFHRYADGTDLAALPLDGLADLDAVRIDVTGSTGRAITRAHLLPYDVTDRAVLLHTGWARHWGTGHYADGTHPFLTGGAADHLVDQRARLVGIDALNIDDTSDGQRPVHTALLGAGIPVCEHLTNLERLPVEGFRFSAVPAPIRGMGTFPVRAYAVLG is encoded by the coding sequence GTGGCCACCCATCCCGAGGCGACGGACCGCCGGGTGCGGTTCGACTTCGAGATCGACTTCACCAACGGCGGGGGCATCCAGGGCCAGGACTTCCGCCTCGACATCGACAGCGATGACATCAGCGACCGGGAGCTCGCCGAGCACATCGTCCGCGACCTGCGCCTGTTGATGGTCGGTGAGGTGCGCATCCTCAACAAGGAGATCCTGCGGGAGCGCCACAAGCGCAGCGCTCGTGCCGACCCTCGTGGCGAGGGCGCCGACGGACGGGCGCGCATCGACCTCAGCCATCCCATCGCGGACGGTACCGAGACCTACCCGGGGCTACCGACCCCGACCATCGGCGAGGTGCTGACCCGCGAACAGAGTCGCGATCGGTACGCACCGGGGACCGAGTTCCAGATCGGCTCGATCACGCTGTGCGGCAATACCGGCACCTACGTCGACAGCCCGTTCCACCGGTATGCCGACGGCACGGACTTGGCCGCGCTCCCGCTCGACGGTCTCGCCGACCTCGACGCGGTGCGCATCGATGTGACCGGCAGCACCGGCCGCGCCATCACCCGGGCGCACCTCCTGCCGTACGACGTCACCGACCGAGCGGTGCTGCTCCACACTGGCTGGGCCCGTCACTGGGGGACCGGCCACTACGCCGATGGAACCCATCCCTTCCTGACCGGAGGGGCAGCCGACCACCTCGTCGACCAGCGCGCTCGGCTCGTCGGAATCGACGCGCTCAACATCGACGACACCTCGGACGGCCAGCGCCCTGTGCACACCGCGCTGCTCGGCGCCGGCATCCCCGTCTGCGAGCACCTCACCAACCTCGAGCGGTTGCCCGTTGAGGGGTTCCGGTTCAGCGCCGTTCCGGCACCGATCCGCGGCATGGGGACCTTCCCCGTTCGCGCGTACGCCGTCCTTGGCTGA
- a CDS encoding MOSC domain-containing protein yields the protein MRANGDTMAAVARLSTAAVKGTALTHPDAVELTAGGARGDRVVHLIDERGRLVNGKQAPPLATVHSRLDGDELTLELPEGDVVTGPLALAEQVTTSFYGRPVPGRIVAGSFADALSEVAGRAVRLVRPAYEVAAVDAAPVSLVSRATLAAFRVASDGPEVHWADRFRILVEIDGVDGREEETWQGEHIAVGEAVIEIDAPIPRCSVTTVDPARGVSDFDTLARLRDWRDDGEVTLGMWGSVVRPGRVTCGDTVSIASSPSDATSDRGRR from the coding sequence GTGCGAGCGAATGGAGACACGATGGCGGCCGTCGCGCGGCTCTCCACTGCCGCGGTGAAGGGCACCGCGCTCACCCATCCCGACGCCGTCGAGCTGACCGCCGGCGGGGCTCGCGGCGACCGTGTCGTCCATCTCATCGACGAGCGTGGTCGGTTGGTCAACGGCAAGCAGGCGCCCCCGCTCGCGACGGTGCACAGCCGCCTCGACGGAGACGAGCTGACCCTCGAGCTGCCCGAGGGCGACGTCGTGACCGGTCCGCTGGCGCTCGCCGAGCAGGTGACGACCAGCTTCTACGGCCGTCCCGTGCCCGGCCGGATCGTCGCCGGCTCCTTCGCCGATGCGTTGAGCGAGGTCGCCGGCCGGGCAGTGCGGCTGGTGCGGCCCGCCTACGAGGTCGCCGCGGTCGACGCTGCCCCGGTGTCGCTGGTCTCTCGTGCGACGCTCGCGGCCTTCCGAGTCGCCAGCGATGGTCCCGAGGTCCACTGGGCCGACCGGTTCCGCATCCTCGTCGAGATCGACGGCGTCGATGGCCGCGAGGAGGAGACGTGGCAGGGCGAGCACATCGCCGTCGGGGAGGCCGTGATCGAGATCGACGCGCCGATCCCGCGCTGCTCGGTCACCACCGTCGATCCTGCCCGCGGCGTGTCGGACTTCGACACGCTCGCTCGGTTGCGGGACTGGCGCGATGACGGGGAGGTCACCCTCGGGATGTGGGGGTCCGTGGTACGGCCGGGCCGCGTGACGTGCGGCGACACCGTGTCCATCGCATCCTCGCCCAGCGACGCTACCTCGGATCGTGGTCGGCGGTGA
- a CDS encoding type II toxin-antitoxin system Phd/YefM family antitoxin, which translates to MVDVASRELRNQTRELLARVEAGEEVRITVAGRPVAELRPLGDRPRWVSRSEFVAWLGRQADPALAEDLTDLAPDTTDELEW; encoded by the coding sequence ATGGTGGATGTTGCCTCGCGCGAGCTGCGCAATCAGACGCGTGAGCTCCTCGCCCGAGTCGAGGCGGGCGAGGAGGTGCGGATCACCGTGGCCGGCCGGCCGGTCGCCGAGCTGCGACCTCTCGGCGACCGGCCGCGGTGGGTGTCCCGCTCGGAGTTCGTAGCGTGGCTCGGGCGTCAGGCTGACCCTGCGCTGGCCGAGGATCTGACCGACCTGGCGCCGGACACGACCGACGAGTTGGAGTGGTGA
- a CDS encoding type II toxin-antitoxin system VapC family toxin — protein sequence MTRGLAHTSLFVAREHGRSLEVERLPEELAVSVITIGELRAGVLAAHDVATRDRRLATLAQASRLDPLTVDRAVADVWARLRVELRDAGQRMPVNDAWIAATALAWEVPVVTRDDDFDVTVTGLDTIRV from the coding sequence GTGACCCGCGGGCTCGCACACACCAGCCTGTTCGTCGCCCGCGAGCATGGCCGGTCGCTGGAGGTCGAGCGGCTTCCCGAGGAGTTGGCCGTATCGGTGATCACGATCGGTGAGTTGCGTGCTGGGGTACTGGCGGCGCACGACGTGGCAACCCGCGACCGGCGGCTGGCCACGCTGGCACAGGCATCACGGCTCGACCCGCTGACTGTTGATCGGGCGGTGGCCGACGTGTGGGCGAGGCTGCGGGTGGAGCTGCGCGACGCGGGCCAGCGGATGCCGGTCAATGACGCGTGGATCGCCGCGACGGCCCTCGCCTGGGAGGTTCCGGTGGTCACCCGGGACGACGACTTCGACGTGACGGTTACCGGGCTCGACACGATCCGCGTGTGA
- a CDS encoding alpha/beta fold hydrolase → MNDIVLLHGTTAGQASYAPFAAALSNRGWTVHGVDLPVDRPEWRADEHAAFLAEHLDEVDRPVVLGHSGAGLILEAVGHALDAAHLVWLAAYIPADGMSLVDEDLTAVFNADWLGVDPTSDPEAAAFFLYHDCDDETFQWALPRQRLWHPGAAAEVAMHRGEDVRASTVLVASQDRTIRPDWLRRAARDRLGVEPIEVDTGHCPHVSCPDGLAEIVNSAIAGQ, encoded by the coding sequence ATGAACGACATCGTTCTGCTGCACGGGACGACGGCGGGGCAAGCGAGCTACGCGCCGTTCGCCGCCGCGCTCTCCAACCGAGGATGGACGGTCCACGGCGTCGACCTGCCGGTCGACCGTCCGGAGTGGCGCGCGGACGAGCACGCAGCGTTTCTGGCCGAGCACTTGGACGAGGTGGACCGGCCGGTCGTGCTGGGTCATTCGGGAGCTGGGCTGATCCTCGAGGCCGTCGGGCACGCACTCGACGCGGCCCACCTCGTGTGGCTGGCCGCCTACATTCCGGCCGATGGCATGAGCCTCGTCGACGAGGACCTCACCGCCGTCTTCAACGCCGACTGGCTTGGTGTCGATCCGACCTCCGATCCCGAAGCGGCTGCCTTCTTCCTCTACCACGACTGTGACGACGAGACCTTTCAGTGGGCGTTGCCCAGGCAACGCCTCTGGCATCCCGGGGCTGCCGCCGAAGTGGCCATGCATCGTGGCGAGGACGTTCGTGCTTCGACCGTGCTCGTCGCCAGCCAGGACCGCACGATCCGTCCCGACTGGCTGCGCCGCGCCGCTCGGGACCGCCTCGGTGTCGAACCGATCGAGGTCGACACTGGCCACTGCCCGCACGTGTCGTGCCCCGATGGACTCGCCGAGATCGTGAACTCAGCCATCGCCGGCCAGTAG